From the genome of Bifidobacterium asteroides, one region includes:
- a CDS encoding GNAT family N-acetyltransferase, translated as MTQFDLVDRGQSNRQIPSIRPMIWGDMPDLVKEFDRTWKVKEDKEGRISQLSAEHFVLDYLTQTTRARIACVGGRFMGVTLLREGRGPLSFPKAQACLDSVDATLHSTPLGRKTLASARHWQATEVCLEEETGLATPPQAELKLFLVSDKARGHGIGRLLWQDTLNHLDREGIADFYLHTDSSCDVGYYDHQGMTRLAELRGEDYAAFSQQAGVDSRIGCQGGDATFFEGIDDIFVYGGRVREQLERSRRS; from the coding sequence ATGACACAGTTCGACCTGGTCGACAGAGGCCAGTCCAACCGGCAGATTCCCTCGATACGACCCATGATCTGGGGCGATATGCCCGATCTGGTCAAGGAGTTCGACAGGACATGGAAAGTGAAGGAGGACAAGGAGGGCAGGATCTCACAACTGAGTGCCGAGCACTTCGTCCTGGACTATCTGACCCAGACCACGCGGGCCCGCATCGCCTGCGTGGGCGGGCGGTTCATGGGAGTCACCCTGCTCCGGGAGGGACGTGGGCCGCTCAGCTTTCCCAAGGCCCAGGCCTGCCTGGATTCCGTTGATGCCACCCTGCATTCGACTCCTCTGGGCAGGAAGACCTTGGCCAGTGCGCGGCACTGGCAGGCCACCGAGGTGTGCCTGGAAGAGGAGACCGGACTGGCCACTCCGCCCCAGGCCGAGCTGAAGCTCTTCCTGGTCAGCGACAAGGCACGTGGTCATGGCATCGGGCGGTTGCTCTGGCAGGACACCCTGAACCATCTCGACCGGGAAGGGATCGCTGATTTCTACCTCCATACCGACTCCTCCTGCGATGTGGGCTACTACGACCATCAGGGCATGACCCGCCTGGCCGAGCTCAGGGGCGAGGACTATGCGGCCTTTTCCCAGCAGGCCGGTGTCGATTCGCGGATTGGTTGCCAGGGGGGCGATGCGACTTTCTTCGAAGGGATCGACGACATTTTCGTCTACGGCGGCAGGGTTCGTGAACAGCTGGAGAGGAGCAGGCGGTCATGA
- a CDS encoding sugar MFS transporter, translated as MKESRSPFLRLFAYPDAAGFCLAAVLARLPLGMMGLGIVLALNNIYDNWTSAGLMSAVYTLSAALVTPVYARLFDRFGQRRVGLVALLVQTLAILGFAFAAMWKVPLGVLFVLAALMGLTQFAFGALVRTRWAWVLRDDRTNLLNTAYALESGLDECVFILGPILSAYLATSVSPVSQLFLPAAALLVGGLAFFSMRSTEPPAIVKAVSATTRAADHSPVDDGGSVRPEDSNGRRGSLSALAYPGILLLFVIFIVFNMSFSAVDVSVTALTKAMGREGAVGIQLALFALGSLCGAMIFGSVKLKGSRWRYLAFFLALLTVGYVVFRLVMDNLVLLGVAEVFSGLCVSPIFATGNLIVRESVDPHALTEGLSWLSTGGSVGTSLGSTLAGIALDRFGPHGGMTIPAIVTCCAIPLALLGWAKSWGSVDPANGRR; from the coding sequence ATGAAGGAATCCCGTTCGCCCTTCCTCCGGCTCTTCGCCTACCCTGATGCGGCGGGCTTCTGCCTGGCGGCGGTCCTGGCCCGCCTCCCCCTGGGGATGATGGGTCTGGGTATCGTACTGGCTCTGAACAACATCTATGACAACTGGACCTCTGCCGGCCTGATGAGCGCGGTCTACACCCTCAGCGCCGCCCTGGTCACTCCGGTCTATGCCCGACTCTTCGACCGGTTCGGCCAGCGCCGGGTCGGTCTGGTCGCCCTCCTGGTCCAGACTCTGGCCATCCTGGGATTCGCCTTCGCGGCCATGTGGAAGGTCCCTCTGGGCGTCCTCTTCGTTCTTGCGGCCCTGATGGGGCTGACCCAGTTCGCCTTCGGGGCCCTGGTCCGCACACGCTGGGCCTGGGTTCTGCGCGACGACAGGACCAATCTGCTCAACACGGCCTATGCCTTGGAGTCAGGCCTGGATGAATGCGTCTTCATTCTGGGGCCCATCCTCTCCGCCTATCTGGCCACCTCGGTCAGCCCTGTATCCCAGCTCTTTCTGCCTGCTGCAGCCCTGCTCGTCGGCGGATTGGCCTTCTTCTCCATGCGATCCACCGAGCCTCCCGCCATCGTCAAAGCGGTATCCGCCACCACCAGGGCCGCCGACCACTCACCGGTCGATGATGGCGGCAGCGTCCGCCCCGAGGATTCGAACGGAAGGCGAGGGTCCCTGTCGGCCCTGGCATACCCCGGCATCCTCCTGCTTTTCGTGATTTTCATCGTCTTCAACATGAGCTTCTCAGCCGTGGACGTGTCGGTGACTGCCCTGACCAAGGCCATGGGCAGGGAAGGAGCTGTCGGCATCCAGCTGGCCCTCTTCGCCTTGGGATCCCTCTGTGGCGCTATGATCTTCGGATCGGTCAAGCTCAAAGGGTCCCGGTGGCGGTATCTGGCGTTTTTCCTGGCTCTTCTGACCGTCGGCTATGTGGTCTTCAGGCTGGTCATGGACAACCTGGTCCTTCTGGGTGTGGCCGAGGTCTTCTCGGGCCTGTGCGTCTCTCCCATCTTCGCCACAGGCAATCTGATCGTCCGGGAGAGCGTAGACCCCCATGCTCTGACCGAAGGCCTTTCCTGGCTCTCCACTGGCGGATCCGTCGGAACCTCTCTGGGCTCGACCCTGGCTGGCATTGCCCTGGACAGGTTCGGCCCCCATGGCGGCATGACCATCCCGGCCATCGTTACCTGTTGCGCCATACCCTTGGCGCTTCTGGGATGGGCCAAGAGCTGGGGGTCCGTGGATCCGGCGAACGGGCGTAGATGA
- the dapB gene encoding 4-hydroxy-tetrahydrodipicolinate reductase: protein MIRVAVIGAAGRMGSSVVRALSEADDMTLSVAVDNHDGLEGITPDNTDVAVEFTVPQASVGNVVALIGRGIDLVVGTTGWTDDRLELVRQSLREAPRKDQAVLIAPNFAISAVLADYFAAKAAKYFTSAEVVELHHPDKVDAPSGTAIHTAQAIGQARRQAGMEPMPDGTKGVSDSRGQVIDGVHVHAVRLQGLNAHEEVLLGNTGEQLTIRADSFDRSSFMPGVLLAVRAIAAGGQRGLIVGLDHFLDL from the coding sequence ATGATCAGGGTTGCAGTCATAGGGGCCGCGGGTCGCATGGGGTCCAGCGTTGTCCGGGCCCTGAGCGAGGCGGACGACATGACCCTCTCGGTTGCTGTCGATAATCATGATGGTCTGGAGGGGATCACCCCTGACAACACCGATGTGGCCGTTGAATTCACTGTGCCCCAGGCTTCTGTCGGCAACGTCGTGGCCTTGATCGGGCGTGGGATTGATCTGGTGGTAGGTACGACCGGCTGGACCGATGACCGGCTGGAGCTTGTTCGACAGTCTCTCAGAGAAGCCCCTCGGAAGGACCAGGCGGTCCTTATCGCACCCAACTTTGCCATCTCTGCGGTTCTGGCCGATTATTTCGCAGCCAAGGCTGCAAAATATTTCACCTCGGCAGAAGTGGTCGAACTTCACCATCCTGACAAGGTGGATGCCCCATCCGGGACCGCCATCCATACCGCCCAAGCCATCGGCCAGGCCAGACGACAGGCGGGAATGGAACCTATGCCGGACGGCACCAAGGGCGTGTCCGATTCCCGAGGCCAGGTCATCGACGGGGTGCACGTCCATGCGGTCCGTCTCCAGGGGTTGAACGCCCATGAAGAGGTCCTCCTCGGCAACACCGGTGAGCAGCTGACCATCCGCGCAGACAGTTTCGACCGTTCCTCCTTCATGCCTGGCGTGCTTCTGGCCGTCCGGGCCATCGCTGCCGGCGGCCAGCGAGGTCTTATCGTCGGGCTGGACCATTTTCTCGACCTCTGA
- a CDS encoding DUF4855 domain-containing protein: MEQTEHHIIRVVLAWMTILAALAVLGLTPARGQAQTFPGYPDPAQVGFHHAALVYAESSLNPDSVQPLFNRQDTMSRAVSGDSLFDAVVLLRFSINGIQTDYGGTKLDDWVNILDQWFMDGGPIDALENASAAAQEPGSPVRQRSVIIMMPWMNPAITSFGMVAGQDRNLSNGDDRRAVTRWFATEVSNRFRRKQADHLKLWGLYRMREDITPFENHLITSDTDGIHDAGLRCLFIPYFKAAGWNHWKEDGFDLAIMQPSYAFRSSLDGGDVNASRLEAAALAARTHGLGIELEFRGCARLRSEQAMADQYLAYGISTGYREGASAAFLGEGFGSCGIVTSRNPLQRAVYDHLADYLAGRDVPSPDRNLHMQAEPGKVGETAQGLVLQTSQIIPSTLGAIRIEMLEGERHWTGKATLETRTTGGPWNQLGWAYRTAPDALADGYQGFIMRLDQSKAPTAPAQMRLVLQSSPDSAVSKPRVQAVLADASQEATTVNGLANAFTTVESPAPQTGPYPDKNAQELHDGRISRGGWSSGLNVGWNSDPGTVGIILDLGAPREVAKVRVHTQGGSDAAVNWPLNGHVGFSDSPVLVDQAAGDAASISRGWAFSPPVVTGRHAPAYDDGLPIQAGATCQSELEVMHTNQDGYLDAAGLPATARYLDIRLGTNAWTMISEIEVFNRQGGQLGFAYRSVRNPGPEDGYSDDGLKLTDGIHTGSFVPKLLTGWPSDTPVSLRFDTPRSIDVSRVSLWTLDDASTGIRSPAGFAAEARIGGSWLPLTGHMSRTELGDDGIRLSLECGPHKGIDAVRIRLPGLGSAQTWTMLSEVSTEWDG, encoded by the coding sequence ATGGAACAGACGGAGCATCACATCATCAGAGTGGTTCTGGCATGGATGACCATCCTGGCTGCCCTCGCCGTATTGGGGCTCACCCCTGCCAGGGGGCAGGCTCAGACATTTCCCGGGTATCCCGATCCCGCCCAGGTCGGGTTCCACCATGCAGCCCTGGTATATGCGGAGTCCAGCTTGAATCCCGACTCTGTCCAGCCGCTCTTCAACCGCCAGGACACCATGAGCAGGGCGGTGTCGGGCGATTCCCTCTTCGACGCAGTGGTCCTTCTTCGATTTTCCATCAACGGCATACAGACGGACTATGGAGGCACCAAGCTGGACGACTGGGTGAACATATTGGATCAGTGGTTCATGGACGGCGGTCCGATCGACGCGCTGGAGAATGCCTCGGCCGCGGCCCAGGAACCGGGAAGCCCCGTTCGGCAACGTTCGGTCATCATCATGATGCCTTGGATGAACCCTGCAATCACATCGTTCGGCATGGTTGCAGGCCAAGACCGAAACCTCTCAAATGGCGATGACCGCCGTGCCGTGACCCGCTGGTTCGCCACGGAGGTCAGCAATCGATTCAGACGCAAGCAGGCCGACCATCTGAAGCTCTGGGGACTATACAGAATGAGGGAGGACATAACCCCCTTCGAAAACCATCTGATCACCAGCGACACCGACGGGATCCACGATGCAGGTCTGCGATGCCTGTTCATTCCGTATTTTAAAGCGGCGGGATGGAATCATTGGAAGGAGGATGGTTTCGATCTGGCCATCATGCAACCCTCCTACGCCTTTCGCTCATCGCTTGACGGTGGCGACGTCAACGCATCCCGACTCGAAGCCGCAGCCTTGGCGGCACGAACGCACGGACTCGGCATCGAGCTGGAATTCAGGGGGTGTGCTCGTCTGAGGAGCGAGCAGGCAATGGCTGATCAGTACCTGGCCTACGGCATCTCTACAGGATACCGGGAAGGGGCCTCAGCCGCCTTCCTAGGGGAAGGATTCGGCTCCTGCGGAATAGTCACCAGCCGAAACCCGCTCCAGCGCGCAGTGTATGACCATCTTGCCGACTACCTCGCTGGACGTGATGTCCCCTCACCTGACCGGAACCTGCATATGCAGGCCGAGCCCGGCAAGGTCGGGGAGACAGCTCAAGGGCTTGTTCTGCAAACTTCGCAAATCATTCCAAGCACTCTGGGCGCGATTCGCATCGAGATGCTGGAGGGGGAACGCCACTGGACAGGCAAGGCCACCCTGGAGACCAGGACCACAGGCGGACCATGGAATCAACTCGGGTGGGCCTATCGGACGGCGCCCGATGCTCTGGCCGACGGATACCAGGGGTTCATAATGCGGCTAGACCAATCGAAGGCGCCAACTGCTCCTGCACAGATGCGCCTGGTGCTGCAATCCAGCCCCGATTCCGCCGTATCAAAGCCCAGGGTCCAGGCCGTCCTGGCGGACGCCTCCCAAGAAGCCACTACAGTCAACGGTTTGGCCAACGCCTTCACGACCGTCGAGTCGCCTGCCCCGCAGACCGGCCCATACCCCGACAAGAATGCACAGGAACTCCATGACGGCCGCATCTCCCGTGGAGGATGGAGTTCAGGATTGAACGTGGGGTGGAACTCGGACCCGGGTACGGTGGGCATCATACTGGACCTGGGCGCACCCAGGGAAGTCGCCAAGGTCCGCGTGCACACGCAGGGCGGATCGGATGCCGCCGTCAACTGGCCGTTGAATGGTCACGTCGGGTTCTCCGACAGTCCGGTGCTGGTGGATCAGGCCGCTGGAGATGCGGCTTCGATCAGCCGCGGCTGGGCTTTTTCCCCGCCCGTGGTCACGGGACGGCATGCGCCCGCCTATGACGATGGCCTGCCCATCCAGGCCGGCGCCACCTGTCAGTCAGAACTTGAAGTCATGCACACCAATCAGGATGGATATTTGGATGCTGCGGGCCTCCCTGCCACGGCAAGGTACCTGGATATACGCCTTGGCACGAATGCCTGGACCATGATATCGGAGATAGAGGTTTTCAATCGGCAGGGCGGCCAGCTGGGCTTTGCATACCGGTCGGTCAGGAATCCCGGACCGGAGGATGGGTATTCCGATGACGGTCTGAAGCTGACCGATGGCATCCATACCGGATCCTTCGTGCCGAAGCTGCTGACCGGCTGGCCGTCGGACACACCGGTCAGCCTTCGTTTCGACACGCCAAGGTCTATTGATGTCTCCAGGGTTTCATTGTGGACCCTTGACGATGCCTCAACAGGAATACGGAGCCCGGCCGGCTTCGCCGCCGAAGCGCGGATAGGCGGGTCATGGCTGCCGCTTACCGGTCATATGTCCAGGACGGAATTGGGCGACGACGGGATACGGCTGAGCCTCGAGTGCGGCCCCCACAAGGGCATCGATGCGGTGAGAATCAGGCTCCCGGGGCTGGGATCAGCCCAGACGTGGACCATGCTTTCCGAAGTATCCACGGAATGGGACGGCTGA
- the dapA gene encoding 4-hydroxy-tetrahydrodipicolinate synthase, whose protein sequence is MSELHTHLLPDAPFGRVVPAMVTPMTQEGSVDFETAGNLARRLVADGADGILVNGTTGESPVTHMQEKVDLVKEIKESVDVPVISGAGSNDTAHTVRMVEKIQEAGADALLVVMPYYSRPSQDGVVAHFRSVSQSAERPLILYDVPGRTGLHVELETYRRLSELKHVAAVKDATGDLAAVPRKRQETGLTWYSGDDGLYLPFLALGAAGIISVMAHVASAPMQALATRFDSGDLEGAQHLATALAPLVQALNGDGQQAVMAKAALKVAGVIDETTMRLPNLGPGNAQLAKARKGMKAAGLI, encoded by the coding sequence ATGTCTGAGCTTCACACCCATCTGTTGCCTGATGCCCCTTTCGGACGGGTTGTTCCGGCCATGGTCACGCCTATGACCCAGGAGGGGTCCGTGGATTTCGAGACTGCCGGCAATCTGGCGCGCAGGCTGGTCGCCGATGGGGCGGATGGGATTCTGGTGAACGGCACCACCGGCGAGTCCCCTGTGACTCACATGCAGGAAAAAGTCGATCTGGTAAAAGAGATCAAGGAGTCGGTGGATGTCCCGGTCATCTCGGGTGCCGGTTCCAATGATACGGCCCATACGGTGCGTATGGTCGAGAAAATCCAAGAGGCCGGGGCGGATGCCCTGCTGGTGGTGATGCCCTACTATTCCAGGCCCTCTCAGGATGGTGTGGTGGCCCACTTCAGGTCGGTCAGCCAATCCGCCGAGCGCCCGCTCATCCTGTACGATGTGCCCGGCCGTACCGGTCTGCATGTGGAGTTGGAAACCTACCGTCGTCTGAGCGAGCTCAAACATGTGGCGGCCGTCAAGGATGCCACGGGTGATCTGGCCGCGGTGCCACGGAAGCGGCAGGAGACGGGGCTGACCTGGTATTCGGGCGATGATGGGCTTTACCTTCCGTTCCTGGCTCTGGGGGCAGCAGGAATCATATCGGTCATGGCCCACGTTGCCAGCGCCCCGATGCAGGCGCTGGCAACCAGGTTCGACTCGGGCGATCTGGAAGGCGCCCAGCATCTGGCCACCGCTTTGGCACCGCTGGTTCAGGCCCTGAACGGCGACGGCCAGCAGGCGGTCATGGCCAAGGCTGCGCTGAAGGTCGCCGGTGTCATTGACGAGACTACGATGAGGCTGCCCAACCTGGGGCCCGGCAATGCCCAACTGGCCAAGGCCAGGAAGGGCATGAAGGCTGCGGGGTTGATCTGA
- a CDS encoding ribonuclease J, whose amino-acid sequence MARKTQEEKSTSKGGKRQSAVRGRNRASGSGKKGTGKARGESRGRRNGSIARGKGTQTEQHLVAPPKYRKGSMRIVPLGGLGEIGRNMNVIEYNGHILLIDCGVLFPEEEQPGVDLILPDFSYIKDKLDQVDALVLTHGHEDHIGGVPYLLKLRPDIPLIGSKLTLGFVDAKCEEHHLKPTEVEVKGRDKLKVGPFNLEFVAVTHSIPDALAVSVRTPAGHIIDTGDMKIDPLPLDHRLTDLREFAKLGESGVDLLMVDSTNAEVPGFVKPEISIAPALDKAFAEAQRKIIVASFSSHVHRVQQVVDAAHKFGRKVVFAGRSMVRNMSIASDLGYLHLPEDTVVDLKDAHSIPDEKIVYMCTGSQGEPMAALGRIADGTHRDITINEFDTVILASSLIPGNEHEVYKVINKLVRLGAKVVNRDNAAIHVSGHSDEGELLHFYNIVQPKCAMPIHGENRHLVANGLIAVKTGVDPQNVVLAEDGDVVDLYHGQAAVVGSVPCGYVYVDGDSVGQLTDDELEQRRILGTEGFVSAFAVVDTETSKVVSGPKLYLNAVAEDESEFKSINAQIVDQLEDAMAKGTIGTYQLQQMMRRTLGGWISRKLHRRPMIVPVVADIATDVQPQD is encoded by the coding sequence ATGGCAAGAAAAACACAAGAAGAGAAGTCGACGAGTAAGGGCGGGAAGAGGCAATCCGCCGTCAGGGGCCGCAATCGTGCATCCGGTTCCGGCAAGAAAGGGACCGGAAAGGCGCGTGGTGAATCACGCGGACGCCGCAACGGCTCCATCGCACGTGGAAAAGGCACCCAGACCGAACAGCATCTGGTTGCGCCTCCTAAATACCGCAAGGGCTCTATGCGCATCGTCCCTCTGGGTGGCCTGGGCGAGATCGGCCGCAACATGAATGTGATCGAGTACAACGGCCACATCCTGCTGATCGACTGCGGTGTGCTCTTCCCCGAGGAGGAGCAGCCGGGCGTGGATTTGATTCTGCCTGACTTCAGCTACATCAAGGACAAGCTGGACCAGGTGGATGCCCTGGTGCTGACCCATGGGCATGAGGACCATATCGGTGGTGTGCCCTACCTACTCAAGTTGCGTCCGGACATCCCCCTGATTGGTTCCAAACTGACCCTGGGATTCGTCGACGCCAAGTGCGAGGAGCACCATCTCAAGCCCACCGAGGTTGAGGTCAAGGGCCGCGACAAGCTCAAGGTAGGCCCCTTCAACCTGGAGTTTGTGGCGGTCACCCACTCCATCCCCGATGCCCTGGCCGTCTCCGTGCGCACTCCGGCAGGCCATATCATCGACACCGGCGACATGAAGATCGACCCGCTGCCACTGGACCATCGCCTGACCGACCTGCGCGAGTTCGCCAAGCTTGGCGAGTCCGGCGTGGACCTGCTCATGGTGGACTCCACCAATGCCGAAGTCCCCGGCTTCGTCAAGCCCGAAATCTCCATCGCCCCCGCCCTGGACAAGGCCTTCGCCGAGGCCCAGCGCAAGATCATCGTGGCCTCTTTCTCTAGCCATGTCCACCGGGTGCAGCAGGTGGTCGATGCCGCCCACAAGTTCGGCCGCAAGGTGGTCTTCGCCGGCCGGTCCATGGTCCGCAACATGTCCATTGCCTCCGACCTGGGCTACCTGCACCTGCCTGAGGATACCGTGGTCGATCTCAAGGATGCCCACAGCATCCCCGACGAGAAGATCGTCTACATGTGCACCGGATCCCAGGGCGAGCCCATGGCGGCTCTGGGCCGCATCGCCGACGGGACCCACCGCGATATCACCATCAACGAGTTCGACACGGTCATCCTGGCCAGCTCGCTGATCCCCGGCAATGAGCACGAGGTCTACAAGGTCATCAACAAACTGGTGCGCCTGGGGGCCAAGGTGGTCAACCGCGACAACGCAGCCATCCACGTTTCCGGCCACTCCGACGAGGGCGAGCTCTTGCACTTCTACAACATCGTGCAGCCCAAGTGCGCCATGCCCATCCACGGCGAGAACCGGCATTTGGTGGCCAATGGCCTGATTGCCGTAAAGACCGGCGTGGATCCGCAGAACGTGGTCCTGGCCGAGGACGGCGACGTGGTGGACCTCTACCATGGACAGGCCGCCGTGGTTGGATCCGTGCCCTGCGGATACGTCTATGTGGACGGCGATTCGGTGGGCCAGCTGACCGACGACGAGCTGGAGCAACGCCGGATTCTGGGCACCGAGGGCTTCGTCTCCGCCTTTGCCGTGGTCGACACCGAGACCAGCAAGGTCGTCTCCGGCCCCAAGCTCTACCTGAACGCTGTGGCCGAGGACGAGAGCGAATTCAAGTCCATCAACGCCCAGATAGTCGATCAGCTTGAGGATGCTATGGCCAAGGGGACCATAGGCACCTACCAGCTGCAGCAGATGATGCGCCGCACTCTGGGCGGATGGATCTCCCGCAAGCTGCACCGCAGGCCCATGATCGTGCCCGTAGTGGCAGACATCGCCACCGACGTGCAACCGCAGGATTGA
- a CDS encoding 2,3-butanediol dehydrogenase yields the protein MKALMYYGKEDVRLEDVPEPELKPGTIKIHPAFTGICGSDLHLYYDGEQNGGNSKNTPHPLSGETLPVVFGHEISGTIEAIADDVHTDMKVGDSVVVEAEMACGECPACKAGNYNDCSKLGFIGINGWGGGMSEHMVVAAERVFPVGDLPLDQAALIEPFSVAYHAVRLIHTEPGQTALVGGAGPVGLLLGTVLKAKGLKVIMSELSQARKDKALQSGAADLVIDPSKEDLLERVNAETDGRGADVAFDAAGAEPVVHQLLSALKAQGSLVVVAIHVKPINLNVTMEMGFGEKLMSGSMGYANDHADAIKLIHDRNIDLSTFITDRIRVEDIVDKGFRPLREDAENHVKIIVSM from the coding sequence ATGAAAGCACTTATGTACTACGGCAAGGAAGATGTACGTCTGGAGGACGTGCCCGAGCCTGAGCTCAAACCGGGAACCATCAAGATCCATCCCGCCTTCACCGGCATCTGCGGTTCCGACCTTCACCTCTACTACGACGGCGAACAAAACGGCGGCAACTCCAAAAACACCCCGCACCCTCTTTCCGGGGAGACCCTGCCGGTGGTCTTTGGCCATGAAATCTCGGGCACAATCGAGGCAATCGCCGATGACGTGCACACCGACATGAAGGTGGGCGACTCCGTGGTAGTCGAGGCCGAAATGGCCTGCGGAGAATGCCCGGCCTGCAAGGCCGGCAACTACAACGACTGCTCCAAGCTGGGCTTCATCGGCATCAACGGCTGGGGCGGCGGCATGAGCGAACACATGGTGGTGGCCGCCGAGCGTGTCTTCCCTGTGGGCGATCTGCCCCTGGATCAGGCAGCCCTGATCGAACCCTTCTCAGTGGCCTACCACGCCGTGCGTCTGATCCACACCGAGCCCGGGCAGACCGCCCTGGTCGGCGGGGCGGGGCCAGTCGGCCTGCTGCTTGGAACCGTGCTCAAGGCCAAGGGACTCAAGGTCATCATGTCCGAGCTCTCCCAGGCCCGCAAGGACAAGGCCCTGCAGTCCGGTGCCGCTGACCTGGTCATCGACCCCAGCAAGGAGGATCTGCTGGAGCGGGTCAATGCCGAGACTGACGGCCGTGGCGCCGATGTGGCCTTCGACGCAGCCGGCGCGGAACCGGTGGTCCACCAGCTTCTGTCGGCGCTCAAGGCCCAAGGCAGCCTGGTCGTCGTGGCCATCCACGTCAAGCCCATCAACTTGAACGTGACCATGGAGATGGGCTTCGGCGAGAAGCTGATGTCGGGGTCCATGGGATACGCCAACGATCATGCCGACGCCATCAAGCTGATCCATGACCGGAACATCGACCTGTCCACCTTCATCACCGACCGGATCAGAGTCGAAGACATCGTGGACAAGGGCTTCCGTCCGCTGCGTGAGGACGCGGAAAACCACGTCAAGATCATCGTGAGCATGTAA